From the Quercus lobata isolate SW786 chromosome 6, ValleyOak3.0 Primary Assembly, whole genome shotgun sequence genome, one window contains:
- the LOC115949843 gene encoding uncharacterized protein LOC115949843 codes for MSLLIWNCRGLGNLRIGKELEVLIQAKDPSVVFLAETWADEVRLKEVQRNIKFDNLFYMERNHRGGGGLALYWKNSIDVHVDSFFKYHIDSIINKGNDEAWRFIGFYGEPATHKRIEVWSKLRLLNTKHNLPWLCAGDFNEITRHSEKLGGNNRSQAQMQLFRDVIDECGFLDLEYVGDQFTWRKHFVDGHSLWERLDRGLANHDWFMKFSGSKIHHLHSDSSDHSPLWITLDGLDIPSFSKPFRFEEIWLSDRGCSDIVEVVWLSKEDGEVQDHVIRKIDKCGKELRAWNRNCFGNVRMVLSRKRNELKEAEKVAMRSGNNQQVKELKKEIAELVDKENRLWFQRSKIMWAKFRDRNSKFVHSQASQRKRKNLI; via the coding sequence ATGAGTCTCTTAATATGGAACTGTCGCGGGCTTGGGAACCTGCGTATAGGGAAGGAGCTTGAAGTACTAATTCAGGCTAAAGATCCCTCTGTCgtgtttttagccgaaacatggGCAGATGAAGTTAGGCTAAAAGAAGTTCAAAGAAATATCAAGTTTGATAATCTGTTCTACATGGAAAGAAATCACAGAGGGGGTGGGGGTTTGGCTCTATACTGGAAGAACTCCATTGATGTCCATGTAGACTCTTTTTTCAAGTATCACATAGACTCTATAATCAATAAAGGCAATGATGAAGCTTGGAGATTCATAGGTTTTTATGGAGAGCCAGCAACACACAAGAGAATCGAAGTATGGAGCAAACTTCGGTTACTCAACACAAAACACAACCTCCCTTGGCTCTGTGCTGGAGACTTTAATGAAATCACAAGACACTCAGAAAAATTGGGAGGCAATAACAGGAGCCAAGCTCAGATGCAACTTTTTAGGGATGTCATAGACGAGTGTGGTTTCCTTGACCTCGAATATGTGGGAGACCAATTCACATGGAGAAAGCATTTTGTTGATGGTCACTCACTATGGGAGAGATTAGACCGAGGGTTGGCCAACCATGATTGGTTCATGAAATTTTCGGGTTCCAAAATTCATCATTTGCATTCAGACTCCTCTGATCACTCGCCACTGTGGATCACCTTGGATGGATTGGATATCCCTTCTTTCTCTAAACCATTCAGGTTTGAAGAAATATGGCTCTCGGATCGTGGATGCTCGGATATTGTTGAAGTAGTGTGGTTATCAAAGGAAGATGGAGAGGTTCAGGATCATGTCATTCGTAAAATAGACAAATGTGGTAAAGAATTAAGAGCATGGAACCGGAATTGTTTTGGCAATGTCAGAATGGTGTTAAGTCGAAAGAGAAATGAGTTAAAAGAGGCTGAAAAAGTAGCCATGAGATCCGGAAATAATCAACAGGTCAAAGAATTGAAAAAGGAAATAGCCGAGTTGGTTGATAAGGAAAATAGACTATGGTTTCAGAGATCTAAAATCATGTGGGCAAAATTTAGAGACAGAAACTCAAAGTTTGTTCACAGCCAAGCTTCacaaaggaagaggaaaaatcTGATCTGA
- the LOC115993920 gene encoding transcription factor bHLH147 encodes MASTLISNNVVANTDRSRKKKKKKTQARDQQLQQQEDDKNHNKWKSETQQQIYSSKLLQTLSQVHLSPPPPSATATATRRGRVVREAADRVLAVAAKGKTRWSRAILTNRLKLKFQKKHRKQPRVVSATGTSRSPKKPKVSVLRLKGKSLPAVQRKVRVLGRLVPGCRKQPLPVILEEATDYIAALEMQVRAMTTLANLLSGSSSSSSSSASSSSGPPPS; translated from the coding sequence ATGGCGTCAACGCTGATCTCAAACAACGTTGTTGCCAACACTGATCGTTcacgaaagaaaaagaagaagaaaacccaAGCCAGAGATCAACAGCTACAACAACAAGAAGATGataaaaaccacaacaagtggaAATCGGAAACTCAACAACAAATCTACTCTTCCAAGCTCCTTCAAACTCTCAGCCAAGTCCACCTCAGCCCTCCTCCTCCTTCGGCTACGGCTACGGCTACGCGGCGCGGTCGAGTCGTGCGCGAAGCCGCTGATAGGGTCTTGGCTGTGGCGGCTAAGGGAAAAACACGGTGGAGCAGAGCCATCTTAACGAACCGGCTCAAGctcaaatttcaaaagaagCATAGGAAGCAGCCAAGAGTGGTGAGTGCCACCGGGACTAGCCGGTCGCCCAAGAAGCCTAAAGTGAGCGTTTTGAGGCTAAAGGGGAAGAGCTTACCGGCTGTGCAGAGGAAAGTGCGTGTTCTGGGCCGGTTAGTCCCCGGTTGCCGGAAGCAACCCTTGCCGGTGATTCTAGAAGAAGCTACCGATTATATAGCCGCACTTGAGATGCAAGTCAGAGCCATGACAACCCTTGCCAACCTTCTCTCcggctcctcctcctcctcctcctcctccgccAGCTCTAGCTCCGGGCCGCCGCCTAGCTGA